From Haloarcula sp. CBA1127, a single genomic window includes:
- the serB gene encoding phosphoserine phosphatase SerB, with the protein MKPSTRNSRTMLVAFDFDGTLSDSEMTVLLGSQNGTAEDMADITERAMNNEIEYAESLRQRCALLEDLPDEQAQAAFDEVALRPGAAEVIEALRNAGVYVAILTGGFERGVEAALETEGVEVDAIVANRLPVEADKLTGEVRGPLISGTKDDAMEVVTAVTGEDRDTTVAVGDGANDLPMLEVANLAIGFDPKPAVAPSCDTSVETMDELYDLLEAEAIL; encoded by the coding sequence TTGAAACCCTCCACACGAAACTCGCGGACAATGCTAGTCGCCTTCGACTTCGACGGGACGCTCTCCGACTCGGAGATGACGGTCCTGCTCGGGAGCCAGAACGGGACGGCCGAGGACATGGCCGACATCACCGAGCGCGCGATGAACAACGAAATCGAGTACGCCGAGAGCCTCCGCCAGCGGTGTGCGCTGCTGGAGGACCTCCCGGACGAGCAGGCTCAGGCGGCCTTCGACGAGGTCGCCCTGCGGCCCGGCGCGGCGGAAGTCATCGAAGCCCTGCGGAACGCCGGCGTCTACGTTGCGATTCTCACCGGCGGGTTCGAGCGCGGCGTCGAAGCTGCACTCGAAACGGAGGGGGTCGAGGTCGACGCTATCGTCGCAAACCGACTGCCAGTTGAGGCGGACAAACTGACCGGCGAGGTCCGCGGGCCGCTCATCTCCGGCACGAAAGACGACGCGATGGAGGTCGTGACCGCCGTTACTGGAGAAGACCGCGACACGACTGTCGCCGTCGGCGACGGGGCCAATGACCTGCCGATGCTCGAAGTCGCAAATCTGGCTATCGGCTTCGACCCGAAACCAGCCGTCGCACCGTCGTGTGACACGTCGGTCGAGACAATGGACGAACTGTACGACCTGCTGGAAGCCGAGGCAATCCTGTAG